In one window of Haliaeetus albicilla chromosome W, bHalAlb1.1, whole genome shotgun sequence DNA:
- the LOC138683396 gene encoding LOW QUALITY PROTEIN: uncharacterized protein (The sequence of the model RefSeq protein was modified relative to this genomic sequence to represent the inferred CDS: deleted 1 base in 1 codon) — protein MCRKNNTKYWREFKIDVVIPTTQPIVVLSPKTFEIGPYVIRNTGLQQMLFNPAWSLKQVELSLQNNVSDIQPACSPFLRTSYEGWTTWLQKRTLPIRRTRRDLTGVLGTGLGVLNSIDSEVIMNKLATSVSDLAKLQQPLRSSLLALGTNQWLLSNILPKWEKVNVRDHELITDALGVIQNNLSLALSCIQAQIWTQSVAASIIREGEEGILPTEIRKIIWDSATDFEKELQSWWNLVNFTYDPVTNLATIFVLTIYNATIYPIYPIIALGLNHNGTILCPSEHRVWARKVDEKWQTVNLESCIVREQQGFVCEGNAIEAQDICLDTEQNICHFEIHPNENPETVLYVYIYIGKGCVCLRTVCDSLSVDEVVVETKNHSNFCVCNCTKIVGCDFSYSAPVTSHQLLQSNYMLTDELLPIPIGMNLTLVKQLLQHKDLVEILGKIRENGQKTLITVHHDVKEIHRVLERVQKDAEHRWRDTLFGWSPTATGILNTLCHPIVVLLILVLISLVLSAVLYAITWKMMTRLTRLHIICLMSHPM, from the exons ATGTGTCgtaaaaataacactaaataCTGGAGAGAATTTAAAATAGATGTTGTAATACCTACTACTCAACCAATTGTCGTGCTTAGcccaaaaacctttgaaatTGGACCATATGTGATCAGAAATACGGGCCTACAACAAATGTTGTTTAACCCGGCATGGTCTCTCAAGCAAGTTGAATTGTCGTTGCAGAACAATGTTTCAGACATTCAGCCAGCTTGCTCACCTTTCCTAAGGACCTCTTACGAGGGATGGACAACCTGGCTGCAAAAACGAACTCTTCCCATAAGAAGAACACGGAGAGACCTAACCGGTGTTTTGGGAACAGGATTGGGAGTTTTAAATAGCATCGATTCGGAAGTAATAATGAACAAGTTGGCTACCTCAGTTAGTGATTTGGCTAAATTACAACAGCCTTTGCGATCTTCTTTATTGGCTTTAGGGACTAACCAGTGGCTGTTGTCAAATATATTaccaaaatgggaaaaggtaAATGTAAGGGACCACGAGTTGATTACTGATGCACTTGGGGTGATCCAAAATAACCTCTCTTTGGCTCTCAGTTGTATCCAGGCTCAAATATGGACGCAGTCGGTAGCCGCCTCAATTataagagaaggtgaagaaggTATCCTCCCCACTGAAATTCGGAAAATAATTTGGGACAGTGCCACTGATTTTGAGAAGGAACTCCAATCCTGGTGGAATCTGGTGAACTTTACTTATGATCCCGTTACAAACCTAGCTACAATTTTTGTGCTTACTATATATAATGCTACCATATACCCAATTTATCCCATTATCGCATTAGGGTTGAACCACAACGGAACTATACTCTGTCCCTCTGAGCATAGAGTATGGGCCCGAAAGGTGGATGAAAAATGGCAAACTGTTAATTTGGAATCTTGTATTGTACGAGAACAACAAGGATTTGTTTGTGAAGGTAATGCAATTGAGGCGCAAGATATTTGTTTAGATACTGAACAAAATATCTGCCATTTTGAGATTCATCCTAATGAAAACCCTGAAACAGTActc tatgtatatatatatatcggCAAAGGCTGTGTATGTTTGAGGACTGTTTGTGACTCTCTATCTGTAGATGAGGTAGTTGTAGAGACTAAAAATCATtcaaatttctgtgtttgtaattGTACTAAGATTGTCGGATGTGATTTTTCCTATTCGGCCCCGGTCACATCCCACCAACTTTTGCAATCTAACTATATGTTGACTGATGAATTGTTACCTATACCCATTGGAATGAATCTCACTTTGGTAAAACAGTTATTACAACACAAGGATTTGGTTGAGATTTTGGGAAAAATTAGGGAAAACGGACAGAAAACCTTAATAACTGTTCATCATGATGTGAAAGAAATACACCGAGTTTTAGAAAGAGTGCAAAAGGATGCAGAACATAGATGGCGGGACACACTTTTCGGATGGTCGCCTACTGCTACAGGCATCCTGAACACGTTGTGCCACCCCATCGTGGTTCTCTTGATATTGGTTTTGATCAGTTTGGTTTTGTCAGCAGTATTGTATGCCATAACCTGGAAAATGATGACTCGGTTAACACGTTTACATATAATATGCTTGATGTCCCATCCAATGTAG